Proteins encoded within one genomic window of bacterium:
- a CDS encoding aminotransferase class V-fold PLP-dependent enzyme translates to MQTELPAAPFSHRLCDCTSASPRGPVVTRDEADERRFLERLRAGVYGSGAEIETPYGRKPLRYFDFIASGRFHRDVEEEISERVLPYMANTHTESSFTGRHMTRLFENAFQRIAKYMNASEDDVVIPVGSGSTGTINRLIHVMGLRLPDQLDEKYHLRERIPADERPVVFRSMMEHHSNDICWRETIAETVYVELNEHGCICPNDLAEKMRAYKHRRVKYGTFSAASNVTGILNDCHALARVLHENGAYAFFDYAAAGPYVDIDMHPENDPLGYYDAVFLSVHKFLGGPRTPGVLVANKHLFTNRVPAEPGGGTVLYTSPWDHRYLSSIAHRETGGTPPIVQSIQAGLAFDMKAAIGSARIERIEHDYMTRALKEWIRNDKILILGLTDAKRLGVFSVIFKDLHHNLAAVLFNDLFGIQVRGGCMCAGPYGHLLLHIEQSHSAEIRERLDSGHIGEKPGWVRISLSPTVSEDEFQALLEAVDHISKHGKKYESQYKLVDDTGEWMCSDCGQHVELDN, encoded by the coding sequence ATGCAGACGGAATTACCAGCAGCGCCATTTTCGCACAGGCTTTGCGACTGTACGTCGGCTTCGCCGCGCGGTCCGGTGGTTACTCGCGACGAGGCAGACGAGCGCAGGTTTCTGGAGCGGCTTCGAGCCGGAGTTTACGGCAGCGGCGCGGAAATCGAGACACCTTATGGCCGCAAGCCGCTCAGGTATTTTGATTTCATCGCATCGGGCAGATTTCACCGCGATGTGGAAGAAGAGATATCCGAGCGTGTGCTGCCGTACATGGCCAATACACACACAGAGAGTTCATTCACCGGGCGGCACATGACACGGCTGTTCGAGAACGCGTTTCAGAGAATTGCCAAGTACATGAACGCGAGCGAAGACGATGTGGTGATCCCGGTGGGTTCGGGTTCGACGGGTACAATCAACCGGCTGATTCACGTGATGGGGCTCAGGCTTCCGGATCAATTGGACGAGAAGTATCATTTGCGGGAACGCATACCGGCGGACGAGCGGCCGGTGGTATTCCGCTCGATGATGGAGCATCATTCGAATGATATCTGCTGGCGCGAGACAATCGCGGAAACGGTTTATGTCGAGCTGAACGAGCACGGCTGTATTTGTCCGAATGACCTGGCAGAGAAGATGCGAGCCTACAAGCATCGCAGAGTCAAGTACGGGACCTTCAGCGCGGCTTCAAACGTGACGGGGATTCTGAACGATTGTCATGCGCTGGCGCGCGTTCTGCACGAGAACGGCGCTTACGCCTTTTTCGATTATGCGGCGGCGGGACCGTATGTGGACATAGATATGCATCCGGAAAACGATCCGCTGGGATATTATGACGCGGTCTTCTTGTCGGTACACAAGTTTCTGGGCGGTCCGAGAACTCCGGGAGTTCTGGTGGCGAACAAGCATCTGTTTACCAACCGAGTTCCGGCGGAGCCGGGCGGGGGCACGGTGCTGTATACGTCACCGTGGGATCATCGCTATCTGTCGTCCATTGCGCACCGCGAGACGGGCGGCACACCGCCGATTGTGCAGAGCATTCAAGCAGGGCTGGCGTTCGATATGAAAGCAGCCATCGGCAGTGCACGCATCGAGCGGATTGAGCACGACTACATGACGCGCGCGCTCAAAGAGTGGATCCGGAATGACAAGATTCTCATTCTGGGACTCACGGACGCGAAACGACTGGGAGTGTTCAGTGTCATTTTCAAAGACCTCCATCACAATTTGGCGGCTGTGTTATTCAATGATTTGTTCGGCATTCAAGTACGCGGCGGCTGTATGTGCGCGGGGCCGTACGGACATCTGCTTTTGCACATCGAGCAATCGCACTCAGCAGAAATCCGGGAACGGCTTGATTCAGGACACATCGGCGAAAAGCCGGGCTGGGTGCGCATCTCGCTCTCCCCTACTGTCAGCGAAGACGAATTCCAAGCCCTGCTCGAAGCGGTGGATCACATCAGCAAACACGGCAAAAAATACGAATCGCAGTACAAACTTGTGGATGATACGGGGGAATGGATGTGCTCTGATTGTGGCCAGCATGTCGAGCTGGACAATTGA
- a CDS encoding 4Fe-4S binding protein produces the protein MDIVELARAPKRPVPGTAKGRMYKGFWTTRHIVQLGFAGLNVLLGIQFWFFVRALQEGGTGPLPPRPAGVEGWLPISGLMGVIDWFARGELNLIHPASAILTLCFIAIAFLMRKSFCSWLCPVGTISEGLAMLGRKLFGKTWLLPRWLDYALMSIKYILLGLFLYAFFMMGAAGIAAFMSSPYNQLADVKMLLFFVEIGIVGVSVIAILMIGSVFVEGFWCRYLCPYGAMLGLVSWASPMKIRRNVETCIDCDRCTKACPSRLPVATKLRIISPECTGCLKCESVCPIKDCITMAPTPKTKVNPRQFALTVLGIWLAFVIVAKAAGVWDTTISDEEYRYHYERRDLPSYGHPGQ, from the coding sequence ATGGATATTGTAGAGTTAGCACGAGCTCCGAAGCGGCCGGTGCCGGGGACGGCGAAGGGGAGGATGTACAAAGGGTTCTGGACGACGAGGCATATCGTCCAGCTCGGCTTTGCCGGACTAAACGTTTTACTTGGGATACAGTTCTGGTTTTTTGTGCGTGCATTGCAGGAAGGCGGAACGGGGCCGCTTCCTCCCCGCCCTGCCGGAGTAGAGGGGTGGCTGCCGATTTCGGGGCTCATGGGAGTAATAGATTGGTTTGCCCGCGGGGAACTCAATCTAATTCATCCGGCCTCGGCGATATTGACGCTGTGTTTCATCGCGATTGCTTTTCTGATGCGGAAGTCATTCTGCTCGTGGCTGTGCCCGGTGGGAACCATCAGCGAAGGCCTGGCCATGCTGGGGCGCAAGTTGTTCGGCAAGACATGGCTGCTGCCGCGCTGGCTGGACTATGCTCTAATGAGTATCAAATACATCCTGCTGGGACTGTTTCTGTATGCATTCTTCATGATGGGCGCGGCGGGTATTGCGGCCTTCATGAGCAGTCCGTACAATCAACTGGCGGATGTGAAGATGCTGCTGTTCTTCGTCGAGATCGGAATTGTGGGAGTATCGGTCATCGCCATCCTGATGATCGGGAGTGTGTTCGTGGAAGGGTTCTGGTGCAGGTATCTTTGTCCCTACGGAGCGATGTTGGGGCTCGTATCGTGGGCGAGCCCGATGAAGATACGGCGCAATGTTGAAACGTGCATTGATTGCGACCGCTGCACGAAAGCGTGTCCGTCGCGGCTGCCGGTGGCGACAAAGCTCAGAATCATTTCACCGGAATGCACGGGCTGCCTGAAGTGCGAGTCCGTTTGTCCCATCAAGGATTGTATCACCATGGCACCGACGCCGAAGACGAAGGTGAACCCGCGTCAGTTCGCCTTGACGGTCTTGGGGATCTGGCTGGCATTTGTGATTGTGGCCAAGGCTGCCGGAGTATGGGATACGACCATCTCGGACGAGGAGTACCGATATCACTATGAGCGGCGGGATCTGCCGAGTTACGGGCACCCGGGGCAATAA
- a CDS encoding sodium-translocating pyrophosphatase: protein MSPNHDHVGHGHGGGGHGEAIQLPFGPDAWLPLYIVLAGAILALAFGFYWWQQTKKQSPGSERMQGVGKAIQEGALAYLARQVRTMIPLVILITIGLFFLYKSQYSSILPEEATSLGLGVAIAFLLGVTASYLAGYVGMGVAVIANMRVAHAALSSFKQALEIAFRAGAVSGMFTVGLGLLGATITFMIYQENAMFVLVGFGFGGSLAALFMRVGGGIFTKAADVGADLVGKVEAGIPEDDPRNAATIADNVGDNVGDCAGMAADVFESYEVTLVAAIILAAAVGGTLAANGFGGLMAAGSFTAVFTLKLVIFALLVRAVGVVASIVGVLAVTGKDDPNMNPMQPINRGATVSIIVASLGFFGVAHWVFGSGLPGVPAGANRELADIVSNFANYAFLATFFGIVLTYVIGKVTEYFTAAEKKPVTEIATAAKTGPATLILSGLSEGLESSVWSAVSIAATIYGAYALFHDPALAAYAIALAGLGLLATTGYVLAEDTFGPISDNANGVFEMSGALINPDGSKNHAAHNIVARLDMVGNTTKALTKGFAIATAVIAAVALYRSYIDTVAVQDPDILNKGIQVNLPEIFIGLLIGGAVPFLFSSFAIRAVSRAAVLLVEEVRRQFREIPGIMEYKGVGEKGKPDYARCVAISTAAAQKELLGPGLLAIFAPILTGFWLGPYALGGFLAGCILAGQLMAVFMSNAGGAWDNAKKKIEDGYLGGKGTDAHKAGVIGDTVGDPLKDTAGPALNPMIKVMNLVSILIAPSTVVMYGTGGGIAVVVVSLAVLAGAIMFSKRGGLAVDAK from the coding sequence ATGTCACCAAACCATGATCATGTCGGACATGGTCATGGCGGCGGCGGTCACGGCGAAGCGATTCAATTGCCGTTTGGTCCGGACGCATGGTTACCGCTTTACATTGTGCTGGCAGGCGCAATATTGGCGTTAGCGTTCGGTTTTTACTGGTGGCAACAGACGAAGAAGCAGAGTCCGGGCAGCGAGCGGATGCAAGGAGTCGGTAAGGCGATTCAAGAGGGCGCCTTGGCCTATCTTGCGCGGCAGGTTCGGACGATGATTCCGCTGGTGATACTGATAACAATCGGTTTGTTCTTCCTTTACAAGTCGCAGTACTCTTCGATATTGCCTGAGGAGGCGACTTCGCTTGGACTGGGTGTGGCAATCGCGTTCCTGCTGGGTGTGACGGCATCCTATCTGGCAGGCTATGTCGGAATGGGCGTGGCGGTCATCGCGAACATGCGAGTTGCACATGCTGCGTTGTCGAGCTTCAAGCAGGCGCTTGAAATCGCGTTCCGCGCGGGCGCGGTTTCGGGAATGTTCACGGTCGGATTGGGTCTGCTGGGTGCGACCATCACGTTCATGATTTATCAGGAGAACGCGATGTTCGTGCTGGTGGGCTTCGGATTCGGCGGCTCGCTGGCGGCGCTGTTCATGCGTGTCGGCGGCGGAATTTTCACGAAGGCGGCTGACGTCGGCGCTGACCTTGTCGGTAAAGTCGAAGCAGGAATTCCCGAAGACGATCCGCGAAATGCTGCGACGATCGCTGACAACGTTGGCGACAACGTCGGTGACTGCGCAGGTATGGCGGCGGACGTATTCGAGTCTTATGAAGTAACGCTTGTGGCGGCAATTATTCTGGCCGCGGCAGTCGGCGGTACGCTGGCAGCGAACGGATTCGGCGGATTGATGGCCGCGGGATCATTCACGGCGGTGTTCACGCTGAAACTTGTCATATTTGCTTTGCTCGTGCGCGCAGTTGGAGTGGTAGCCTCGATTGTCGGCGTTTTGGCAGTAACGGGCAAGGATGATCCGAACATGAATCCGATGCAGCCCATTAATCGGGGCGCGACTGTTTCGATCATCGTGGCCTCGCTGGGTTTCTTCGGAGTAGCCCACTGGGTATTTGGCTCGGGATTGCCGGGAGTTCCTGCCGGGGCGAATCGCGAACTTGCAGATATCGTGAGCAATTTTGCGAATTACGCATTTTTGGCAACGTTCTTCGGAATTGTGCTGACATATGTCATCGGCAAGGTAACGGAATATTTCACGGCTGCAGAGAAGAAGCCAGTTACGGAAATAGCGACCGCGGCAAAGACGGGACCGGCGACGCTGATACTTTCCGGCTTATCGGAAGGCCTGGAGTCCTCAGTTTGGTCGGCGGTTTCGATTGCGGCGACGATTTACGGCGCGTATGCACTGTTCCATGATCCGGCTTTGGCGGCCTATGCAATCGCTTTGGCAGGTCTCGGACTTTTGGCAACGACGGGTTACGTTCTGGCGGAGGACACGTTCGGACCGATATCGGATAATGCAAACGGTGTGTTTGAAATGTCGGGTGCGCTTATCAATCCCGACGGTTCAAAGAATCATGCCGCGCACAACATCGTGGCACGTTTGGACATGGTCGGCAATACGACGAAAGCCCTAACTAAGGGTTTCGCGATTGCGACGGCAGTGATTGCGGCGGTCGCCTTGTATCGTTCGTACATTGACACGGTCGCGGTGCAGGACCCGGATATTCTCAATAAGGGAATTCAGGTCAACCTGCCGGAGATATTCATCGGTTTGTTAATCGGCGGCGCAGTTCCGTTTCTGTTTTCGAGTTTTGCAATTCGGGCAGTGTCACGCGCCGCAGTGCTGTTGGTCGAAGAAGTACGCCGTCAATTCCGGGAGATACCGGGAATTATGGAATACAAAGGCGTGGGCGAGAAGGGGAAGCCGGATTACGCGCGATGCGTGGCGATTTCCACGGCGGCTGCACAGAAAGAGCTCTTGGGACCGGGATTGCTGGCGATTTTCGCTCCGATTTTGACGGGCTTTTGGCTTGGGCCGTATGCGTTGGGCGGCTTCCTGGCGGGATGTATTCTCGCGGGACAATTGATGGCGGTGTTCATGTCCAATGCCGGTGGTGCATGGGATAACGCGAAGAAGAAGATTGAAGACGGTTATCTCGGGGGCAAGGGTACTGACGCTCACAAGGCGGGCGTGATTGGCGACACGGTCGGCGATCCTTTGAAGGATACGGCAGGTCCGGCTCTGAACCCGATGATCAAGGTGATGAATCTGGTGTCGATTCTGATTGCTCCGAGTACGGTGGTCATGTACGGCACGGGCGGCGGTATCGCAGTGGTGGTTGTATCGCTTGCAGTTCTGGCGGGAGCCATCATGTTCTCGAAGCGCGGTGGCCTTGCAGTTGACGCCAAATAA
- a CDS encoding tetratricopeptide repeat protein gives MNGAGKMFFMLSALLMIAMSGEAQELREELGGFGRKVTCGSAEAQKWFDQGFTLYFSYHQDAAIPSFNKAFELDSSCTMALWGAALTAGPHINNPAMDSASARLAYDMVTKAKSRTGHLTAVEKDLIEALTHRYSWPMPADQMVNNLAYANAMREVWKKYPNDVDVCVLFADAMMNLRPWDLWTYEGQPQPGTEEIVVTLQRALEMNPRHPGACHFYIHTMEASPTPQAALAAADTLRDLIPGAGHLVHMPSHIDLRLGRYDEAIQANQRAIEASLPYANEQNFFTIYRIHNYHFLSFAAMFEGRKQLALQSARDAVAQLDINFVRAVPDFLDGFLTVPVHVMVRFGMWNEILAEPAPPADMQVATSFWRYGRTVALSALGRTEEAAQEFELMKAAAASMPSTRNVGNNPAAVVMEIGLAIAEGELEYRKGNYDRAFELLRTAVAKDERLKYDEPWDWMMPPAHALGALLLEQKRYDEAEAVYLADLKRHPENGWALLGLKECQLQTGRGEEANMTAARFEKSWERSDITIKASCFCSRGS, from the coding sequence ATGAACGGTGCAGGAAAAATGTTCTTTATGTTGAGCGCATTGCTGATGATTGCCATGTCAGGCGAAGCGCAGGAGTTACGAGAGGAACTGGGAGGCTTCGGCCGGAAAGTAACGTGCGGGAGCGCTGAAGCTCAAAAGTGGTTTGACCAAGGGTTTACGCTGTATTTCTCGTATCATCAGGATGCGGCGATACCGAGCTTTAACAAGGCTTTCGAGCTGGATTCGAGCTGCACGATGGCCTTATGGGGCGCGGCGCTGACAGCTGGGCCGCACATCAATAATCCGGCAATGGACAGCGCATCAGCCAGGCTCGCGTATGATATGGTGACGAAAGCGAAGTCGCGGACAGGTCATTTGACGGCGGTGGAGAAGGACTTAATCGAGGCGTTGACGCATCGTTACTCGTGGCCAATGCCTGCCGACCAGATGGTGAACAATCTGGCTTACGCCAACGCAATGCGCGAGGTTTGGAAGAAGTATCCGAACGACGTGGACGTCTGCGTGCTGTTCGCGGACGCGATGATGAATCTTCGTCCGTGGGATTTGTGGACATATGAAGGTCAGCCGCAGCCGGGGACAGAAGAGATTGTCGTAACCTTGCAGCGGGCTTTGGAGATGAATCCAAGACATCCGGGAGCCTGTCACTTTTACATTCACACGATGGAGGCTTCGCCTACGCCTCAGGCGGCGCTGGCGGCGGCGGACACATTGCGTGATTTGATACCGGGAGCAGGCCATCTTGTGCACATGCCGTCACACATTGATTTGCGGTTGGGGCGTTACGACGAGGCGATACAGGCGAATCAGAGAGCGATAGAAGCTTCTCTGCCGTACGCCAACGAGCAGAACTTCTTCACGATCTATCGCATTCACAACTATCATTTTCTGTCATTCGCGGCAATGTTTGAAGGACGGAAACAATTAGCCTTGCAATCGGCACGCGACGCGGTCGCGCAATTGGATATCAACTTTGTTCGCGCGGTACCGGATTTTCTTGACGGCTTTCTGACTGTACCGGTGCACGTGATGGTCCGATTCGGGATGTGGAATGAGATACTAGCGGAGCCCGCTCCACCCGCAGATATGCAGGTGGCAACGTCATTCTGGCGGTACGGCAGAACGGTCGCCCTGTCGGCACTTGGCAGGACGGAAGAGGCTGCGCAGGAGTTCGAATTGATGAAGGCGGCGGCAGCGAGCATGCCATCGACACGCAATGTCGGGAATAATCCGGCGGCGGTGGTAATGGAGATAGGGTTAGCGATTGCAGAAGGCGAGTTGGAGTACCGCAAGGGGAATTACGACCGCGCATTTGAGTTGCTTCGGACTGCTGTGGCAAAGGATGAGCGTCTGAAGTATGATGAGCCGTGGGACTGGATGATGCCACCTGCGCACGCACTTGGCGCTCTGCTGCTTGAACAAAAGCGGTATGACGAAGCGGAAGCAGTTTATCTGGCGGACTTGAAACGTCATCCTGAAAACGGCTGGGCACTATTGGGACTCAAGGAGTGCCAGCTGCAAACCGGTCGCGGAGAAGAGGCGAATATGACGGCGGCGAGATTTGAGAAGTCATGGGAGCGATCGGACATTACGATTAAAGCGTCCTGCTTTTGCAGCCGCGGCAGTTGA
- a CDS encoding CHAT domain-containing protein, whose translation MSSRVLTVANLLCAVFAAVIAVSCSRQSPADVRAIAVSVDSLLTAGDTLAALELGEKLLHDKPAADSLHSNTFNVILNLANANARVGHFSEAAQLYEHLLRQGLPADSSAIAGHIAVLQEFGLLCCEIGDDSIGKVLLDSALTLRESLYSENHWRYAIGLSALALADMRGQSWSAASSLLESAIPIYQQSGTAADSLLLQAWINFATVRAELGDFAGEQSAMTKVQELLESKRQVSPLTRSLAHNALSLYFDRIGDLHEGLEHQILSVSFLEQAYGSRHPLSLLTRANLLVSYSSLEDLTSLRRELNRLRDDLNLVTSNSSAIADACRICGSFYLNLNELTEADRLLRRALNLYEQFAAPLSRDRADCLQALAQLEQKRGDIPAALALGRQSLNIARANFLELFDNLSDTEAYSYSRQLRDLSDFYLSLLREQPPDMFLHSTEFAEAVVTGKSVVTDALMIRSGILRELHDPLARTLLNSLAERRKELQPVRAPAGAESGDVISNIEKIQRQLAEMSARYRSGRDLLDFGLNDVSQAIPPGAILVEYYRYTHTNREDSRSPRYAAVILGTAGLLTNIDLGDAAPIDAAALRWSDDLAVPEMLNLERNRKLTVQLRKLIWDPLESYTTEANLLLISPDAALSGVAFHALTLESGRFLIEEHPLHYLSAARDVRRKSNGQAVARNPLLLALADPEYTHTRLQRAPQTLPFAAMEAVRFAALWNEQLQGVSHLYSGARATESVLLAEASNTQAIYIASHADKGSLSPELEHELLLAGQSLILAGDSAGENDGILTAAEISQLDLSGVNLVVLSACESARGMQFDGEGSFSLRRAFQLAGAECVISTLWRVDDRSTADLMANLLTSHRHNIPLALQSATVHRLNQLRISGNQLADHPYLWAGFFSSGNWELRLN comes from the coding sequence TTGTCTTCGCGCGTCCTTACGGTAGCGAATCTTCTCTGTGCCGTATTCGCGGCTGTGATTGCAGTTTCATGTTCACGTCAATCGCCTGCAGATGTGCGGGCGATTGCTGTTTCTGTAGACTCCCTGCTCACAGCCGGAGACACGCTCGCTGCACTTGAATTGGGCGAGAAATTACTGCACGACAAGCCCGCCGCCGATTCACTTCATTCAAACACGTTCAATGTAATCCTGAATCTGGCGAATGCCAATGCGCGCGTCGGACATTTTTCCGAAGCCGCACAACTCTACGAACATCTGCTCCGACAAGGACTTCCCGCCGACAGTTCGGCCATTGCAGGGCACATCGCAGTGCTGCAGGAATTCGGACTGCTTTGCTGTGAAATCGGCGACGATTCAATCGGCAAAGTGCTTCTCGACAGTGCCCTGACACTTCGAGAATCACTCTACTCTGAAAATCACTGGCGCTATGCGATCGGACTCTCCGCGCTCGCATTGGCTGACATGCGCGGCCAATCTTGGTCCGCGGCAAGCAGTCTCCTGGAATCGGCAATCCCAATCTATCAACAGTCAGGCACTGCTGCCGATTCGCTTCTTCTGCAGGCATGGATAAACTTTGCGACTGTCCGCGCCGAACTCGGTGATTTCGCCGGCGAACAGTCTGCGATGACCAAAGTACAGGAGTTGTTGGAGTCGAAAAGACAAGTCAGTCCGTTGACACGCTCGTTGGCGCACAACGCTCTGTCACTCTATTTCGATCGCATTGGCGACCTTCACGAGGGACTTGAGCATCAGATACTCTCCGTTTCCTTTCTCGAGCAGGCATACGGCTCGCGCCATCCTCTGTCGTTGCTTACCCGGGCAAATCTTCTCGTGTCCTATTCTTCTCTGGAGGATTTGACCTCGCTGCGCCGCGAACTCAATAGATTGCGCGATGATCTCAATCTGGTAACCTCCAATTCGTCCGCCATTGCCGATGCATGCAGGATTTGCGGCAGCTTCTATCTAAACCTGAATGAACTGACTGAGGCGGACCGTCTGCTGCGACGTGCTCTTAATCTTTATGAACAGTTTGCCGCCCCTCTTAGCCGCGACCGTGCCGATTGCCTGCAGGCATTGGCACAACTGGAACAAAAACGTGGCGACATTCCCGCCGCGCTTGCTTTGGGACGGCAAAGCCTCAATATCGCCCGGGCGAACTTTCTGGAACTCTTTGACAATCTCTCAGATACCGAAGCTTACTCCTATTCGAGACAACTTCGCGACCTGTCAGACTTCTACCTTTCGCTGCTTCGCGAGCAGCCGCCGGATATGTTTTTGCACAGCACCGAGTTTGCCGAAGCCGTTGTAACGGGCAAGTCGGTTGTTACAGATGCGCTCATGATTCGCTCCGGCATCTTGCGCGAACTTCACGATCCGCTTGCCCGAACTTTGCTTAATTCTCTCGCAGAAAGGCGCAAGGAACTGCAGCCCGTCCGCGCCCCCGCTGGCGCAGAATCGGGAGATGTCATTTCCAATATCGAGAAAATCCAACGGCAACTTGCTGAAATGAGCGCACGCTACCGCTCAGGCCGGGACCTGCTGGACTTCGGCTTGAATGACGTCAGCCAGGCGATACCGCCGGGTGCCATTTTGGTCGAATACTATCGCTACACACATACCAATCGGGAAGACAGCCGCAGCCCCCGCTATGCGGCAGTGATTCTCGGAACTGCGGGGCTTCTGACAAATATCGACCTCGGCGATGCCGCACCCATTGATGCTGCTGCTTTGCGCTGGAGCGATGATTTGGCCGTGCCGGAAATGCTGAATCTCGAACGAAATCGGAAGCTCACGGTTCAACTTCGAAAACTCATCTGGGACCCGCTTGAATCCTACACAACTGAGGCAAACTTACTCCTGATTTCTCCGGACGCTGCCCTATCGGGTGTCGCTTTTCATGCACTCACACTTGAGTCCGGTCGCTTCCTCATTGAAGAACATCCGCTTCACTATCTCTCCGCCGCGCGTGATGTCAGACGCAAGAGCAACGGGCAAGCCGTAGCGCGAAATCCCCTTCTGCTCGCTCTCGCGGACCCCGAGTACACGCATACCCGGCTCCAGCGCGCACCGCAGACTCTGCCTTTCGCAGCTATGGAGGCAGTCCGCTTCGCCGCTCTCTGGAACGAACAATTGCAAGGTGTATCACATCTCTACTCCGGCGCTCGGGCAACCGAATCGGTGTTGCTTGCGGAAGCTTCAAACACACAGGCAATCTACATCGCAAGCCATGCCGATAAAGGCAGCCTGTCCCCCGAACTTGAACACGAATTGCTGCTTGCCGGGCAGTCTCTCATTCTTGCTGGTGACAGCGCAGGTGAAAACGACGGCATCCTGACTGCCGCCGAAATTTCTCAGCTTGATCTCTCCGGTGTGAATTTGGTTGTCCTCTCCGCTTGCGAATCCGCGCGAGGGATGCAATTCGATGGCGAAGGAAGCTTCAGCCTGAGACGAGCTTTCCAATTGGCCGGAGCGGAATGCGTTATCTCCACACTTTGGCGTGTGGACGATCGTTCAACGGCGGACTTAATGGCAAACCTCTTGACTTCCCACCGTCATAACATCCCGCTCGCTCTTCAATCGGCAACCGTGCATCGCTTGAATCAGTTGCGGATCTCAGGCAATCAACTGGCCGACCACCCATATCTCTGGGCGGGTTTCTTTAGCAGCGGCAACTGGGAATTGAGACTGAACTAA
- a CDS encoding sigma-70 family RNA polymerase sigma factor, whose translation MNSVAAVLPVTETECRPFWPGICQVPRSERTTPVLETNPAENVEVHYANGVAATSHLSPRKLTMTPDWNLLLNNAKNGIEADRNRLFELLRERLLTICGFRLRGWPAEEIEDVVQDSLAVVFIKLDSINDNPHYFSLTVLENKIGGLLRQRKRRTMISLNPTGSINEQDEANSELQLPSDSHDEMLDHLHGSEIAVKLQTALKKLSPLCQAIFLALLQLSSVADVWEAYQQREPRLSRNAFDKRLFDCRRKLRDITAGQLA comes from the coding sequence ATGAACTCAGTAGCTGCTGTATTGCCGGTGACCGAGACTGAGTGCCGGCCCTTTTGGCCAGGCATCTGCCAAGTCCCCCGGTCAGAAAGAACCACTCCTGTTCTTGAAACAAACCCCGCGGAGAATGTCGAGGTTCATTACGCAAACGGTGTGGCCGCGACCTCTCACCTTAGTCCACGTAAACTGACTATGACTCCCGATTGGAACTTATTGTTAAACAATGCCAAGAACGGGATTGAGGCTGACCGCAATCGACTCTTTGAACTGTTGCGTGAACGCCTTCTTACCATTTGCGGGTTTCGCCTGCGTGGTTGGCCCGCCGAGGAAATTGAAGATGTCGTACAGGACTCTCTTGCCGTGGTCTTCATCAAGCTGGACTCCATAAACGACAACCCGCACTACTTCTCGCTCACCGTGCTGGAGAACAAGATCGGGGGATTGCTCAGACAGCGGAAGCGCCGCACCATGATCTCCTTGAATCCCACCGGCTCCATAAACGAGCAGGACGAGGCAAACTCGGAATTGCAGCTGCCCTCCGACAGCCATGATGAAATGCTTGATCATCTTCATGGTTCCGAAATCGCCGTTAAACTGCAGACGGCGCTGAAAAAACTTTCGCCGCTTTGCCAGGCCATTTTTCTCGCTTTGCTGCAGCTTAGTTCGGTGGCCGACGTTTGGGAGGCCTATCAACAGCGCGAACCCAGACTCAGCCGCAATGCATTTGATAAACGGCTCTTTGACTGCCGCCGCAAGCTCAGAGACATCACCGCGGGGCAATTGGCATGA
- a CDS encoding DUF47 domain-containing protein translates to MRLDRILQALLPHDEHFFSLFEESAANILQATDTLRQLPHASQEERIKVVERIKLLEHQGDTVTHKIFNELNGTFVTPFDPEDIHVLASALDDILDNIDGGAGRFLLYKIKSCPPEMARLIECLHSSVQELQHGVTLLRKLTKPNELRTVIERVNELENVADNIFESAIANLFEEIKDPVEIIKLKEIYVALETATDRCEDAANVLETILIKHS, encoded by the coding sequence ATGAGACTTGACAGAATATTGCAGGCATTGCTGCCTCACGACGAGCACTTTTTCAGTTTGTTTGAGGAATCCGCAGCCAACATCCTGCAAGCAACGGACACATTGCGGCAACTTCCTCATGCTTCTCAGGAGGAGCGAATCAAGGTGGTCGAGCGCATCAAGCTGCTTGAACATCAGGGGGATACCGTCACACACAAGATTTTCAACGAGCTTAACGGCACGTTCGTGACCCCGTTTGATCCAGAGGATATCCATGTGCTGGCGTCGGCCTTGGACGACATCCTAGACAACATAGACGGCGGTGCAGGGAGGTTTTTGCTTTACAAGATCAAGAGCTGTCCTCCGGAAATGGCGAGACTGATAGAATGCCTGCATTCATCCGTTCAGGAACTTCAGCACGGCGTCACGCTGCTTCGCAAGCTTACTAAGCCGAACGAACTTCGCACGGTAATTGAGCGGGTAAACGAGCTTGAGAACGTGGCCGACAACATTTTTGAATCGGCCATCGCGAATCTCTTTGAAGAGATCAAAGATCCGGTGGAGATAATCAAACTTAAAGAGATATATGTCGCGCTGGAAACCGCGACAGACCGCTGCGAGGACGCGGCGAACGTATTGGAAACGATTCTTATCAAGCACTCCTGA